Part of the Oncorhynchus tshawytscha isolate Ot180627B linkage group LG07, Otsh_v2.0, whole genome shotgun sequence genome, TGTCATCAGTTGCTATCAGGTCCACAATtctagggatatccttgtcttgAAATGCTGACTCAAGACTCCTCACAATGGATGTTAATAGAGAGAATGTCTCAGATGGCTGGACAATTTGACCATGATGGACTTTATTCTCTGTTCTCGTTGCAAGCATCTGATTGGACACACCTGGGTAAGGTTTAGAAACCGCATCCCTCTGGTTATCATCAACATTACCAATCTGATCAATGCAGTGACAGAAATGAATGGACAGGGGAATCAGAGAACTGTATTTATCTTTTAGTTGACAAAGCTTCTCTGTGTTTGGCTTGTCTTGGCATCTGACTGGGGTGCAGCTGACTGTCTTTGCATCTTTGAGCAACAGTTCAGTGACAGCGTGGTTAAACATAACCATGAGCTCTTCCACCATCTTATGAGACCGTCTTCTACCAACGATTACATCATCATCAGGGGATTTATAGTGCCAGTCTTCCTGTTTCCTGTCCTTTCTGTGAACCTCAGAAAAGTGACATGCTTTGGCGAGGCAGCCCTCTAAAGTGTCATATCGTTGGCCATTATCATCAGAGTTTTGGATGATGTTTTCAGCTTCCTCATATGACAACTTTCTATCAGACTTTATTTTAGATAGGCTAAACTTACTTGTCTTGATGCGGTCTGTTTTCTTGTCAATTTGCACCATCAGTGATATGGCATTTCGTTCACATCCAGGGAGTAGACTGAAATGCTCGGTGCTCAGACAAAGTGGGAACATATAAACAGGCTCCTTTCCAGGGGGATAAAAAGCACTTCCATTCTGTTGTGCATCTTTGTCCAATTGGCTGCCCTTGGTCACACGGCTTGCAACATCAGCAATGTGAACTCCAATCTCGTAGTGTTGACCTAAATCTCTTACACTGATGGCATCATCAAGATCCTTGGAATGTGCTGGGTCAATTGTAAATGTTATGAATTCTTGAAAACACCTTCGTTTTTGCGTATCTGTGTTCAGTTCCTTGAGAATTTCATGGTCATTCTCAACAGAAGTGGCCCTTGTCAGTTGGTACTCTATGTCCAATACTTCTAGTCCACTATCTAAAGAGGCCACTTTGGGAAGGACTTTTACGACAACTCCTAAAGGGTATCGAAATTTCTCTCTCCACTTCAAGACTTTGACAACAAAGAGATTGTTTCTTTTGGATTCCTCATTTATCTTCACAAATTTTTCAAATCTTAGATCCTCCAGTTTTCGCACGGCAATGTAGTTTGGCTTGTCCCTCCAAACTGGGGTGTAAATTTTGGAGATGCATTTGTTGATGGGTGTCATCACCTGGTTGTCATAGTTATCAATGGTACAGACAAACACCATGGATGCATTTTCAACCTCCACCACATCTAGCACTTTCCCATTTGGGGGATGACACTCATTGTCCAAGATCTCCACAACAACCTGATCTCCAGGAAAAGAACGACCAATATTCTTTCTGCCTTTGATAGAAATGCGGAGGGAGGGCTCTTCAAGAGGTATGGCGTAGCCTGAGTCAAACCTCTCCAAACTCAAGTGACAGTGTTTGTAGATACTCGGGTCTCTCTTTAtcaatgcctgaaggtacaaagGGGAGCTGTCTTGGCTTGTGTTCATCTCAAGTCCATTTAATGGGTTGACAATTGCCTCCCCCTGGGTGATACCCAACAGGCCGTCAGCAGTTACAGTGACTCGTACATCTTTACCCTCGTCAAGAAGCTCCCTCAGTATTGGGTCATCTATGTCGGGTATCTCAGATATGGATGACTCGCTATCACTGTTGTCCTCCTCGTCCCCTTTGACAAATCTTGAAATCTCTCTTAATTCTTGTTTCAAGTAATCTTCAGTAAGGGTTTGTGGATCTGCACTGTTTTTGCTGATGCAGTGGTCTATGTAGGCTTTCCATATCCTTGAGCTTTTCCCAAAGTAGCAGAGAGCAGCAGCATCTCCAACCACAACAACCTGGGATTGAGCCCTAGTCATGACCGTGTTCAATACGCGAGCATCGTTGAAAAACTCTCGACAATGTGAGTCAGAGGAAAGAAGGCTGTCACGGGTTTGAACGGCTGTCAATACTATTGCCCTGAACTGTTTGCCTGTTAagaaatgaaaatatgtcaatgttTTTAAAGTATACAACCCATTATTATGTTCAAGGAAAAGATTATATGAAAGTCAAAATTACAGTCAAAATATACCTTGAACATTGGCTATATTTTCCACAGTCACTTGGCCATGTCTTTTTTTCCGAAGCTCTTTCCTGATCAGTGAAACCTATCAACCAATAAAATTACGACATGTAAGGCTTcaaatttatttgacctttatttaaccaggcaagtcaggtaagaacaaattcttattttcaatgacggcctaggaacagtgggttaactgcctgttcaggggcagaacgacagatttgtaccttgtcagctcaggggtttgaacttgcaaccttctggttactagtccaacgctctaaccactaggctaccctgccgccccaatattgTCGATAGTTTATCATTTGCTCAAGATATACATTATAATAATGGTGGTATGTTCAAAGCACAATTTACCTGGCATCCTTCAGACAGGACACAAATTGAGCTTTGATCCTGATTTCCCCATGCAGGTGGCCAATCTCTGAGCAGATTTTGCACTACTTCAACCACGGATGCAACCTCTTCACGATTAAACCACGACATGGATGTGTTGTCCAAGTGAGATTCTCCTCTGATATGGTGGAACCTCAGGGGGTGGCAGTTCGGATGAGCTGGGACATTACCTACAGCCTTGATGGCATCAGACTTGCCAACATAGAAGTTAGTGGACACGAATTCTACTATCTCTTTGGTGGAGCGATAGTTCTCGTTGAAAATTATTCTGCTTTTCAAAGCTGCACTACTCTCTTGGGCTTGATAGTAGTGGAACAGACGGTTCAGCAAGGTGTGATTGGAGCGTTGGTCATCGTCCACTGAAAAGAGCTTTGGTCCCATCTGCATGTGATCTCCAGCTAGAACCACTCGAGTTACTGGCCCAGCCAGACCAAGGGCCATCAGAGCTTCACATTCAAGCATCTGGGACGCTTCGTCAATCAGGATGTGGGTGAAGTAGCCGCCAGGGAGCTTCAGGTCATGTAAGTGCATTGCCATTGCAGTGGTTGTTATGACCACCCTACAGGAGTCGACTGTATCTTTGTCAGGTAGGGAGAAGAATTGTCCGTTTTTGGAACGATGACAGTACTGTAAGGTGATCACATCAGTAGATTGTACCGATGATTCCTCTGCCTTTATTCTAAGAGGTTTGATTTCAAGATCTCCAGAGTTGACAGACTCATGGAAATGACCTTTCACATACAAATCTGCAGAACTGAAGAAAATAATGAGTGTAATCTCTTCTATGGTTTCACCTGCTATGTACTTTTGTACCAACAATAATAATTCACCAGGTTTTAATAAGGATAGCATGTTCCAACTATACAAAAGACTATTACTTTTCATAACTTCTACTGTACTATTACAGGCTCTAATTACAAATACTTGTTATGATTATAAACATATTGAAGATTTGGAGGCCACATAGTGTATATTCAACCCATTGAATAATGAATATTATACTTACATTACATTtatatttgagtaatttagcacaAGGTCTTATCAAGAGTGACTTACATCAAATCATCTCCTACCTGTTTGTAAGGGTGCAGATCAGTACTCTATTGTGAGGCTGCCGTACCAGCTCTTTAGCTGCCATAGCTAGAGTAAGGGTTTTCCCAGTTCCAAACGGTCCATAAATGAGGAGTGGTGACACACTTCCTGCTCCATCAGTGTCTCCAATGATAAATTCCATAGCTGCTTGCTGCTTTGCATTGAGGTTGTAATTTTGCTGTGTTTTGCTCACAGGGACAATGCAGTTCCTGAAGTCTGGtaacactctctctgtgtctggaagGAGATCTATGGCTTTGTGCATCTCACAAAACCTCAGACGATTCAGCTGGAACTGAACTTCCATTTCACATGTTTCATTGTTTTGGAGCTTCAGGTCAGAGCAGCATCTTTTAGACAGCTGCAAGTGTATTTTATACTCACTGGTGGCGTCTCTGAGAATGATGGCTTCGTAGACCTTGTGACTTTGATTATCTGAAGATACTGGTGCTATGAGAGCTGATTGGATGCTTCGTCTCAGCATCAAACCCTCTGGGGTGTCTGGGGTGAGATTATAAGGAACTGAGACAGCACAGAATAGTTCCCCCAGAGGAGCTACCTTCATCCCGAACTGAGGGTCGTCTACAGTGGCCTCTAGGGTGTCCGACAAAGTGATGGTTGTTTGAACGTTGAGTCTAAAAAGGTATTAGAATGTGGAGAGatttactgtaggtaggtagattGCCATTTTAACTCATGTATATTTACCATTGTAAATGTTTTACAGTCATTACCTTGAAACCACCTGATCTTCTGCCTGCTCCTCTGTGTACAGGAAGCTGTGCATTCTCTCTTTGTAGTTCTGGTGATTTATGGGCATGTTGCGGTCATCAAGTGGTTTATATGGCGTACAAATCTGAGGCTCATATTCCGTAAGCAGCTTTTCCTGTGCCTTTGTCTTCTCCATATATGGGATGATGTCACTGTTCCCCTGATGCCAGCGTTCTTGATTTAAAGATGGATGGATGTCGTCCTCTGGTGGCACCACTAGCTGAATGGAAGGCTCTTTTCCAACATTAACTTTGAGTTTCTGCAAGAGCACTGGCCTTGTGTCAAAGTCGAACACCAACCACTGTTCGTAAAGACCCGGGTTGTTGGACTTGAAGGACACGGTGATGTCATAGGTCATGTCTGAGTTACAGAACGATTCACCCGTGGAGTAAGTGCAGGGCTCAGGACTGTTTTCATCCAGGGAGAAAGAGGCTCCAGGTTCCTGTTTCAGTAGTGATACATGTGCAAGTAGTTTCTGTAAAAAAGCATTAGACACAATTCATTAGGTGCAGATGGAAGTTGCAAGTGACATCATCTCAAGCAACTTTACAGCTACACAAAGCAATTCAAACGCAATGGAAATTGCATGCAACATCACATCATGGTATCATAAATTATTTGTTTATCCAAACATTTGATAATTGTAACACCATCAATATAGACAAAATGCTGGCTGTACAATTTAGTTAGATAGCCAAAATGTTGCCTAATTGCCAATCATGTTTTcacaagctagctagttaatcaAGCGACCGACGAGCTAAGCTTGCTAGCTAGTGAACCCAGAAAGGTCTGGGTTCACTTTTCATTAAATGTATGTATTGACTGCCAGACTATGTACATGAACCATGACTAGCCATGGTGTCTATAATTTTTTTGCCATGTATCTTTGGTCAGGGTTTACAGCAGCACTGACAGttgtgttgacatgacaactgtGTCAGAGTTCCGATCAGAACGATTCATACGATTACATGACGATTACGAGTCATGTAAACCTTTTCCTGCTGACTGGACATTGCATACAGTCATTTCTGTGAAATAGGATGGATTTCTATCTCTTGCGATGCAATGCAACTACGACAACACTGAGCAAACTAgatgcagtaaaagtgcagtaaatGCAGTCGATTGtggtattttggacgcagtaattgcagaataactgtAGTTGTACTGTAGTTTTACTGTAGCACTGAGTGACAACTTTGCATGGAGTACTCTTTGAAGTACAACAAGTTAATAATGGTATGTTAGCCTTACCTCCGACTGTATTCTGAATTTCCATGTCAGCGGCACATTTTCTCTTTGACCTGAAATCATCATGTCCTTGTCACAGCTGATATTGACACCAGACACTGCCTCAGACATCTGAAAATGGAAGGTATAATCACAATGGCACAGAATGTTTCAGTTTGTGTTAAAAAGCTTGCAATATTTTATACAGTGTTGATGTAATTATTGTATCAAGGTAATTTTGCTTAAAAATCAACTTCTGTTGGACCAAATCCCTTCCATGCTTCAAATCAGTTGACCTGGAATGACTCCGGGGTCCAGTGCTGAGGCGCCACTACAGCCTTGGGTTCAATTCAAGACTGTGTCATAGCTGGCCATGACCGGGAgccccatagggtggcacacaattagcccagcgccatctgggttaggggagggtttggcagagggggctttccttggctcatcgtgctctagcgactctttgtggcgggccaggtgcctgcaagctgactttggtCATCAGTCGAACAGTATTTCCTctgacatattggtgcggctggctttcggTTTAACCGAgcagtgtgttaagaagcagtgtggcttgacgGGTCATGTTTCTGAGGACGCATGTCTCTCCCATGTCCGTTGCAGTggtgagacaagatcgtaactaGCAATTGAATATCatgaaatttgggagaaaaatggggtaaaaaaaagaagcttttacggtcaggaaacgtatggctttgttcccagaaccaatgggacaCCACAAATATACGTTCACAGAAcatccaaggaaccaaatgtgctagctggaaGTCCATAGAAATCATcaataaataatatttttaacaaataaaaatgtaaagatTTCTAGGAGTATAAGGCATTACTAGGTACTGTTCATGTCCCTCTCATGAAGATAGATATGTTTTATATGGCCAACCACTTAATATTAACATTAAACAGGTTATTAAATAGCTGTTAGCTGGttttcaatttattttatttgactacACTGTGATTAGTTGATACAAAGCAGTACAGAGAAAATAAGCCATGCTTTCTTGGACTAAGCAGCCTACCTATCTAGCTAAGTCAATCTAGCTAATGTTAAGGTTGCTGTCGGAAGAAAATCTCTTAATTCCAAGTACCTCCCCTCAATGTACCCTGCACATTTCATGATTCTAGGACAAAGAACATGTATTTAAAAAAGTGTTTGAAGTTTCGAATTTGTATGCTCATTTTTATCCAATTTCCAAAACAATTTCAATTTTGGAGATACAAGGTTTTCTTCCGACAGAGACAATGTGTTGTTCTTGGTTGGCCCATTTTTATACCTAGTCTAGAAAGTTAGTTCATAGTAGCTATGTTTCACACGAAAAATTACCTAATGTAGCTAACACTAATTAGTGCTTGCAAATGCACATCTCTCAACAACTGAATCTAGCTAGCTGGCTGGTGAGTAGGCTAGATCTGATTTGACAACTAGTAGGCTAACTTCTTGAGATAGCTAATGATTATTTTTACTAATATAAAAAACTGGCTAACCAATAGTAGGCCTATCTTTGTGTTAGCTATTGACAACATTAGCTAGATAATTTATTGAATGTGGTAGGTTGATAAGATTCTAATAACTTTCCTATGATTTGTGTTACAGCTGTTCAGTTGTGCAAGGAAAAAATCATGACTTCACTCAAGTTGTGTCCTTCCCCACTTCAATGCGTTGTCACCCCTTTGTATAAACCAATCACAGTGTCGGATGAACAAAAACCGAATAAACAAAGAAATAAAATACACATAAATCATAACCAGaacaatgtacactaccgttcaaaagttgagtcaatttgaaatgtccttgtttttcaaagaaaagcaccttttttctccattaaaataacataaaatttatcagaaatacagtgtagacattgttaatgttataaattactattgtagctggaaacagctgatttataatggaatatctacataggcgtacataggtccattatcagcaaccatcactcctgtgttccaatggcatgtcatgagtcgcctcttcactgttgacgttgagattggtgttttgcgggaacaatttaatgaagctgccagttgaggacttgtgaggcatctgtttctcaaactagacactctaatgtacttgtcatcttgctcagttgtgcaccggggcctcccactcctttctattctggttagaggccgtttgcgctgttctgtgaagggagtagtacatagcgttgtacgagatcttcaatttcttggtAATTTAtcgcatggaatagtcttcatttctcagaacgtGAATACTAACGAGTttcgagcctgtaatcgaactcacaaatgctgatgctccagatactcaactagtctaaagaaggccagttgtattgcctctttaatcagcacaaacgttttcagctgtgctaacataattgcaaaagggttttctaacaaacaattagacttttaaaatgataaacttggattagctaacacaacatgccattggaacacaggagtgaaggttgctgataatgggcctctatacgcctatgtagatattccattaaaaatcagctacaatagtccagctacaatagtcatttacaacattaacaatgtctacactgtatttctcatCAATTTGATGGTTTTTTAAtggatttattatttatttgtctttgaagaacaaggacattttttgaacggtagtgtaaatatatatatttaatggaAATGGTCTTACAATATCAGCCTTTTTAATTATATCCTTGTACTCTCTCAGTAGATTGCCCTGGTATGAAAGTAAACCCTGCTCTTCAGCAGCAATAACTGCCTTCCGATCAGTCTTGTCTCTTGTGCGCCACTCCTGTAGTTCTTTCGCTGAGTGAGCATCAACACAGTTGCTCCCAAGCTCACATGTAGAGGCCCTCCTATGGATAAATTACATTACATTTAATGTTTTAGAAATATGAATCACATTAGATATCCAACTATAAGTGTCTGAAGAATAGGATCAGACTCATTTTATCACTGGCACGGTTATGCTGGGCTGTGATCTAGTCAGAGGAGACTTAGTGTATATAGTGTTGAAAAACGGCATTGTCTTATTTTCAGTGTGCTGTCTACTTACTAATTTGTTTGCAATATATGCCTACTGTGGAATATACActtagtatacaaaacattaggaatacctgctctttccatgacatagactgaccaggtgaatctaggtcaaagttatgatcccttattgatgtcccttGTTAAATATTTCTTTgatgtagggggcagtattttcacgtccggatgaaaagcgtgcccagagtaaactgcctgctactcaggcccagaggctaggatatgcatattattagtagatttgaatagaaaacactctgaaatttttcaaactgtttgaatgatgtctgtgagtataacagaactcatttggcaggcaaaaacctgagaaaaatccaacaaggaagtgggaaatctttTTCATGTGATTTTCAATCCAATATATAGCGTCCATGGgttcatattgcacttcctaaggcttccactagatgtcaacagtctttagaactttgtttcaggcgtctactatgaagggggagcaaataagagctgtttgaatcaGGCGTCTGGTTGAAAGCCATTAGAATCGTCGCGAGCGGCCTTGAGCGCAAGCTCcattccttttcatttctaaagacaaaggaattgtctggtTGGAATATTATTAAAGTTTTATGataaaaaacatcctaaagattgattctatacatcgtttgacatgtttctacaaactgtaatataacttttttgacttttcgtctagACTTTGTGCTTGCGCCTTGTGCATTTTGATTACTGGACTAAAcacgtgaacaaaaaggaggtatttggacataaatatgaactttatcgaacaaaacatacatgtattgtgtaacatgaagtcctatgagtgccatctgatgaaaaatcatcaaaggttagtgattaattctgacttttgtgagccctctccttggctggaaaatggctgtatggttttctgtgactaggtgctgacctaacataattgcatggtgtgctttcgcagtaacgcctttttgaaatcagacactgtggttggatttacaagaagtttatctttaaaatggtgtataatacttgtatgtttgaggaatttaattatgggatttctgttcttttgaatttggcgccctgcaatttcactcgctgttgtcgaggtgggacgctaccgtcccacttgtaccagagaggttaaATCAGCTTcaaacagtgtagatgaaggggaggagacagggtaaagaaggatgtttaagccttgaaacaattgagagatagattgtgtatgtgtgccattcagacggtaaatgggcaagataaatatttaagtgcctttgaacggggtatggtagtaggtgccaggtgcaccggtttgtgtcaagaactgaatcCCTGCTGGGTTTCTCACGCTTAACAGTTTCCTGtctgcatcaagaatggtccaccacccaaaggacatccagctatgTTCACAACTCCAGCCTTACTTTTGTTATGACTTTTATTTCACCTAAATGTATTGAGGCACTGTTACTTTGTACCCTGGAGACTTTTATTGTGAAAGCAATAGTATTCATAGGAGCACCTGCGAATTttgagagagggtgaaggagactGCTTGGCTATATCTCTTGGTCCAGGAGAAATTAAACCACAAGCAATATTTTTCTGTTATAACCCATGTTAAAAAAATGTTCTGCTGAACCCACAAGTCCTCCGATGGAGATAGTGTTAAATACCTACAACAAGAAATAAGGGTTACAgtactgtgggaagcactggagtcaacatgggccagcatccctgtggaacgcttttgacaccttgtagagtccatgccctgacgaattgaggctgttctgaggacaaaaggggggCAGGTggggaggtgttcctaatgtttggtatactcagtgtatgtgttgtgtgaTACTGACTGGGTGTAATGTACCTTTCACACAATTTGTAGGCTTGGTTGGTTTGAGGTGGGTCTCGATACTTCCACTCAGTTGTTGTCTCATTGTTATACTCGTTGGTCCTTTTGATGTGATTGAACGTGTTGAGGTGGTTCTGGAAATCTCCCCATGATGGAAACAATAGATCGCAGGCTTTGCAATAGTGCTGGGGCAGAGACCGAGAAGCTGCTGCCACCACCGGCTGATGTTTCTGTGCAGCCTGAAGCAGCTCAGCCCGAACAAACCCCTCCTGGTTCTCAGCGTTCCACACGGTCATCTCTACCTCACTGTGTGCAAACCAGCATCGATGGGCGCCATGCAAGCATGGCTCACCATCCACAACATACTTACAGTACCGCCATGAGTTGATGTTCAAGTGGGGCAGGATGGGCAGCGGCCTGACTTCCTCATACAACCGTGTATTTTTCTTGTCATAAAGAACTAGAGTTGCCTTCCAAACATGCCTGTGTCTGGAATTGCACTTCAAGTTGATGCCCTTACGGGAGAACTGCCGTGGTCTGTGATGCAAGCAAGTTTCGCAGAGTTCCATGAACGTGCCAGGGAACTGGCGCTGAATTCTCTCTTTCGTAGTCATAGCGTGATCCCAGGTTTTCTCTGAAATTAAAAGACAAAGCATGACAGGTTTTTGCACATATATCAATATTTGTAACGTCCGTTGTtggaaggagaccaaggcgcagcgtgatttgggttcatcatatttatttaaaatgtgaaccagcaaaaaaacaaaaacatttacaaCGAACGAAAAGCTTTGTCGTGCAAAACACATGCAaccaaacaaagacaagatcccacaacagaaggtgggaaaaagggctgcctacgtatgatccccaatcagagacaacgatagacggcTGCCTCTGATTgcgaaccatactaggccaacaaagaaaaacatagatatacaaaaactagagtacccaccctaatcacaccctgacctaaccaaaatatagagAATAAACAGGGATCTCTAAGATCAGGGCGTTAAAATATTAATTTAGTCCATTATTGATTATTGATAGAGGCAAATGGTTGTGTGACACTTCAGTCCTTGATATCATGCACATCTAAGCTTTTACTAAAGAGATAGTTTAGTTATGTCTTAACCTTTCTTGTAATAAGTACATTAATAATTAATCACAGCAATTTGAGTAGTGTGATCCAAAAAATAGTGAAAATGCTTAGAAAATTGCTTTGAAGTGTGAACCAGCAACATTCCTTCTACTGGTCCATGTAACTCAGCTAACACTAGCTGCACATTTAATTATCATGCAAACAGAAGGTAATAGTGCCTTTAGCTTTATATTACTTTCATAGAGGCACATTATAGCAAATAAAGTTGGAGTTTCCATAGCTGTTTCCCAACAGATAAAAGGGGAAACTCAAATGTGTCACAAGGGATAAAGATCTGAAGCATACGGTGGGGGCTTCCACTCACCACCAGTGACCGCAAGTAGGATAAGATGGAGCAAGCTGAAACTCAGCCGACATTCTGCTAATTTTCGCATAGATTAAACTTTTGACCttagttttctgtttccaaaacaaAAATCGGTTATGAGCAGTGTGTACTATGTTTTGTAACCTTTGCCAAAGTGCAAGTCTAGGAAGCGGTAGATCTGTCCTATGTTCGCTATTTATAGAtcagtcattctcattgaaagcaagtctaagaagtggtagatctgttctattgtgcactatttctatgcttccctttCTTTAGTTTAGTTTTggatcttttactttcggttttgcacaccagcttcaaacagctgaaaatacaatatttttggttattgaaattacttttcacagcggtttagatggtagaatgattctctacactatacattgcttgttttgtcacataaactgaaattaggcgaactaatggaattttagcaaccaggaaatggcggtgcgatttctgcatattgcacctttaattgTTATAGTATCTGTAAAATAGGACTGGCTGTAA contains:
- the helz2a gene encoding helicase with zinc finger domain 2 isoform X2, whose amino-acid sequence is MSEAVSGVNISCDKDMMISGQRENVPLTWKFRIQSEKLLAHVSLLKQEPGASFSLDENSPEPCTYSTGESFCNSDMTYDITVSFKSNNPGLYEQWLVFDFDTRPVLLQKLKVNVGKEPSIQLVVPPEDDIHPSLNQERWHQGNSDIIPYMEKTKAQEKLLTEYEPQICTPYKPLDDRNMPINHQNYKERMHSFLYTEEQAEDQVVSRLNVQTTITLSDTLEATVDDPQFGMKVAPLGELFCAVSVPYNLTPDTPEGLMLRRSIQSALIAPVSSDNQSHKVYEAIILRDATSEYKIHLQLSKRCCSDLKLQNNETCEMEVQFQLNRLRFCEMHKAIDLLPDTERVLPDFRNCIVPVSKTQQNYNLNAKQQAAMEFIIGDTDGAGSVSPLLIYGPFGTGKTLTLAMAAKELVRQPHNRVLICTLTNSSADLYVKGHFHESVNSGDLEIKPLRIKAEESSVQSTDVITLQYCHRSKNGQFFSLPDKDTVDSCRVVITTTAMAMHLHDLKLPGGYFTHILIDEASQMLECEALMALGLAGPVTRVVLAGDHMQMGPKLFSVDDDQRSNHTLLNRLFHYYQAQESSAALKSRIIFNENYRSTKEIVEFVSTNFYVGKSDAIKAVGNVPAHPNCHPLRFHHIRGESHLDNTSMSWFNREEVASVVEVVQNLLRDWPPAWGNQDQSSICVLSEGCQVSLIRKELRKKRHGQVTVENIANVQGKQFRAIVLTAVQTRDSLLSSDSHCREFFNDARVLNTVMTRAQSQVVVVGDAAALCYFGKSSRIWKAYIDHCISKNSADPQTLTEDYLKQELREISRFVKGDEEDNSDSESSISEIPDIDDPILRELLDEGKDVRVTVTADGLLGITQGEAIVNPLNGLEMNTSQDSSPLYLQALIKRDPSIYKHCHLSLERFDSGYAIPLEEPSLRISIKGRKNIGRSFPGDQVVVEILDNECHPPNGKVLDVVEVENASMVFVCTIDNYDNQVMTPINKCISKIYTPVWRDKPNYIAVRKLEDLRFEKFVKINEESKRNNLFVVKVLKWREKFRYPLGVVVKVLPKVASLDSGLEVLDIEYQLTRATSVENDHEILKELNTDTQKRRCFQEFITFTIDPAHSKDLDDAISVRDLGQHYEIGVHIADVASRVTKGSQLDKDAQQNGSAFYPPGKEPVYMFPLCLSTEHFSLLPGCERNAISLMVQIDKKTDRIKTSKFSLSKIKSDRKLSYEEAENIIQNSDDNGQRYDTLEGCLAKACHFSEVHRKDRKQEDWHYKSPDDDVIVGRRRSHKMVEELMVMFNHAVTELLLKDAKTVSCTPVRCQDKPNTEKLCQLKDKYSSLIPLSIHFCHCIDQIGNVDDNQRDAVSKPYPGVSNQMLATRTENKVHHGQIVQPSETFSLLTSIVRSLESAFQDKDIPRIVDLIATDDIHPQLLPLIIELKKTIHRAYVLRSNSTYLSRVGHYDLQLESYTWASSPIRRYVDVIVQRLLHSVLENKAVRYTSLEIDQSCLIFSRKSEKQKMYERKARWLSFASQLNNQSAQKIAFVIDVSPAGNSLRVYFPFNRSSMPENILIMYRDLQLTDQPEFNEHDNHVVLKWKRRVYSFTNENIHAELQQQSPHPFVTSVPTDLWKGMLSALKEENLDIVFQSLQTISSSVKDNQQVCSGLLQYTPTARTNPNPGHYIELPLRVKSGETLEVQLGTDTQRGLLVPVVQMLVVRNKFEICLEHSKDPTLCFSKYAFHSSKKTYTTYQEYQKIWKPLCEMESASNAVTENDSIVLEDVPLTWKQIQKESQLGGFFQLSLEKMKQWAIEYGLKHSFLCIRMRYQNRVDLPNNGTDDDQHVDLSNIPSLIWVAHGITTGVTDEDEAKNLSYVQIDFRINHMSMAKIPDRVFGKDTRFTVELIPKLLPDVRKEAAVDNLTQANELVKNIALGKRTNSAPVTKELRPARFEIKLHSSKFPDLNISQTKAIKEALDNRFTLIQGPPGTGKTVVGVHLVYWFFLQNQKDPNHLRPKAAGGSSKRRCILYCGPSNKSVDVVAGQLLKLRKVLKPLRVYSEQMEMLEFPYPGSNLKLSRRSIREERPKRELSFITLHHLMRMAENPFSNEIRHFDARIKRGEDLTDMEIESYKVLLTQARNHELMRHDVILCTCTAASNPNFYKLDLKQIIIDECAMATEPEAFIPLVTHKPEQIVLLGDHKQLQPITHSDLSARLGMRKSLFERYMEKALMLDTQYRMQERICEFPSKEFYNGILKTGATRKDSVLLAQSHHLTPILFGHVYGKEIRLVVSTERGNENSKANSAEAEESVRIASLLIKHAGVAASDIAILTPYNAQVAKVNETLEMNHIQNVNVNTITKSQGSEWRYVILSTVRSCPKSEIETEPTKAWLTKKLGFVMDPNQVNVGITRAQEGLCIIGNQELLRCSSLWKSLLVHYQQCGCVVDPAKDIQVQNPHVKTKSKDKRASKFRNRK